In a genomic window of Sphingomonas koreensis:
- a CDS encoding glycine zipper 2TM domain-containing protein: protein MRKGLTAFLALSLTVPLATPALTGTAHAQSWEERQRERDREYNERRGDWRDRNRDRDWRDRDRNRTRDYRWRGDSNDRRWDPYDNYRNGNYRERRLSRQDRIYRGRDGRYYCRRNDGTTGLVVGAALGGILGGAIGNGDLLGVLLGGAGGALAGREIDRGNVRCR, encoded by the coding sequence ATGCGCAAAGGTCTGACGGCATTTCTCGCGCTGTCGCTCACCGTCCCGCTCGCCACGCCCGCCCTGACGGGCACTGCGCATGCGCAGAGCTGGGAAGAACGCCAGCGCGAGCGCGACCGCGAATATAATGAACGCCGCGGCGACTGGCGCGACCGGAATCGCGACCGCGACTGGCGGGATCGCGACCGGAATCGGACCCGGGACTATCGCTGGCGCGGCGACAGCAACGACCGTCGCTGGGATCCCTATGACAATTACCGTAACGGCAATTACCGCGAGCGGCGGCTGAGCCGTCAGGACCGCATCTATCGCGGTCGCGACGGGCGCTATTATTGCCGCCGCAACGACGGCACCACCGGTCTGGTGGTCGGTGCGGCGCTGGGCGGCATCCTTGGCGGGGCGATCGGCAATGGCGACCTGCTCGGCGTGCTGCTCGGCGGCGCGGGCGGCGCGCTCGCCGGACGCGAGATCGACCGCGGCAACGTGCGCTGCCGCTGA
- a CDS encoding TIGR02466 family protein yields the protein MTIRNLFATRFSETALADDALLAELGDACRDLAAQDRAGQAWSRAHGYRGYTSYASLDDLPARDPRFGDLVRHLNRHAAKFAEECAFDLARKPKLDSLWVNILKPGGTHSGHIHPHSIISGTLYVEIPPGAGTLKLEDPRLPLMMAAPPRRSDAPDDLQTFVYAQPAPGTIFLWESWLRHEVVAGNARAERISISFNYR from the coding sequence ATGACGATCCGCAATCTCTTCGCCACCCGCTTCTCCGAAACGGCGCTCGCCGACGACGCGCTGCTTGCCGAGCTGGGCGATGCATGCCGCGATCTCGCCGCACAGGACCGTGCGGGTCAGGCCTGGTCCAGGGCGCACGGCTATCGCGGCTACACCTCCTATGCCTCGCTCGACGATCTCCCGGCGCGGGATCCGCGCTTCGGCGATCTGGTCCGCCACCTCAACCGCCATGCGGCGAAGTTCGCGGAGGAATGCGCCTTCGATCTTGCCCGCAAGCCGAAGCTCGACAGCCTGTGGGTCAATATCCTGAAGCCCGGCGGCACCCATTCGGGGCATATCCATCCGCACAGCATCATCTCCGGCACGCTCTATGTCGAGATTCCGCCAGGCGCGGGCACGCTCAAGCTCGAAGACCCGCGCCTGCCGCTGATGATGGCCGCCCCGCCCCGCCGCTCCGACGCGCCGGACGATCTCCAGACCTTCGTCTATGCGCAGCCCGCACCGGGCACGATCTTCCTGTGGGAAAGCTGGCTGCGGCACGAGGTCGTCGCGGGAAACGCCAGGGCCGAGCGGATCAGCATCAGCTTCAACTATCGCTGA
- the pth gene encoding aminoacyl-tRNA hydrolase, with translation MQLWVGLGNPGPQYAMNRHNVGFMAADAIAEVHGFTPPAKKFQGWVQEGRIGAQKILLLKPATYMNESGRAIRAAMDFYKLPVEDVTVFHDELDLAPFKVKVKRGGGAAGQNGIRSAIAHAGADFRRVRIGIGHPGHKDRVTGYVLGNYGKAEIEDLSDLLGAIAGEAEWLAKGDDARFMNDIALRLHQEP, from the coding sequence GCGATGAACCGGCACAATGTGGGCTTCATGGCCGCCGACGCGATCGCCGAGGTGCACGGCTTCACGCCGCCGGCGAAGAAGTTCCAGGGCTGGGTCCAGGAAGGGCGCATCGGTGCGCAGAAGATCCTGCTGCTCAAGCCCGCCACCTATATGAACGAGAGCGGCCGAGCGATCCGCGCGGCGATGGATTTCTACAAATTGCCGGTCGAGGACGTGACCGTCTTTCACGACGAGCTCGATCTCGCGCCCTTCAAGGTCAAGGTGAAGCGCGGCGGCGGCGCGGCGGGGCAGAACGGCATCCGCAGCGCGATCGCGCATGCCGGCGCCGACTTCCGCCGAGTCCGCATCGGCATCGGCCATCCCGGGCACAAGGATCGCGTCACCGGCTATGTTCTCGGCAATTACGGCAAGGCGGAGATCGAGGATCTGTCCGACCTGCTCGGCGCGATTGCGGGCGAGGCGGAATGGCTCGCCAAGGGCGACGATGCGCGCTTCATGAACGACATCGCACTGCGCCTGCACCAGGAGCCCTGA